TTCAGGTCGGCGGCCTTGCGGATGAGCAGGCGGGCGGCTTCTAGTTTGGTGTCCATGTCGGCCAGGCGGAAGGCAAGGTTCTGGTTGTGGGCAATCGGCTTGCCGAACTGCTCGCGGCCCATGGTGTAGCGCGCGGCGTATTCGTAAGCGGCGCGGCCCAGGCCCAGGCCCATCGCGGCAATGCCCACGCGGCCCCCGTCTAGCACCTTCATCACGTCTTTGAAGGCGTTGCCGCGCTCGCCCAGCAGGGCGTCAGCCGGCAGGTGAATGTCCTCGAAAATGAGCTGGGCGGTGTCACTGGACCGCAGGCCCAGCTTGTCTTCTTTGCGGCCAATGGAAAAGCCCTGCACCTCGTCGCGGTTAAACACGAACGCGGAAATCCCGTCGTTCTTGCCCTTGCCGGGGCGGGCCGCGTCGGTGCGTGCCAGCACGACGTAGGTGCCGCCCACGCTGCCCTGGGTGATGAAGTTCTTGGAACCGTTCAGAATCCAGCTGCCGTCGGGCTGCTCCTTGGCGTTGCTGTGCATGCCGCCGCTGTCGCTGCCGCTGCCGGGTTCGGTCAGGCCCCAGGCACCCAGCTTCTGGGCACTGGCGAGGTCGGGCAGAAACTTCTGCTTCTGGGCTTCGGTGCCGCCAATCAGGATGTGGCCCTGGCACAGGCTGTTGTGTGAGGCGACCGTCAGGCACAGGCTGCCGTCCACCGCCGCCACCTCTTCGATAATCATGGCGAAGGTCGCCGTGTCCAGGCCGGCGCCGCCGTATTCCTCGGGGGTCTGGGCGCCCATAATGCCCATCTCGCCCAGTTCGCGGACGATGTCGAAGGGGAATTCACTGGTCTGGTCGCGCTCAGCGGCGCCGGGTTCGACCTTGTTCTTCAGGAAGCTTTTCAGCGCGCTGATAATCGTGCGCTGGTCATCGTTCATGGGCTGCGTGTTGGCGTTGGCCGGACGGTCAAGGGTACTGGTCATGGGGGGCTCCTGTGGAGGGGAAGTGGAAACGGTGCGGTCGGGGAGGTGACTGGGCTGGGAGCGGTGCTGGCCGCCCCTTTACACCTGGAACACGCCCACCCGGAACTCCTCCTGCACCGGGTTCTGGGCGCAGGCTTCCAGGGCGCGGATCAGGCGGTCACGGGTGTCGTTCGGCGGAATGATCTCGTCCACCCAGAGGCGGGCGGCGGCGTAGCGGGGGTCCAACTCGGTGTCGTACTTGGCCTTGACCTCGTCGTACAGACGCTGCAGTTCCTCGTCGTCGGGCTGGTGCCCCGCGCGCTTCAGGGCCGCCAGCTGAATGTCCATCAGGGTCTTGGCCGCCGCGTTGCCGCTCATGACGGCGTATTTGGCGCTGGGCCAGGCGAACAGGAAGCGGGGCGCGTAGGCTTTGCCGTTCATGGCGTAGTTGCCCGCCCCAAAGCTGCCGCCGGTGATGATGGTGATTTTGGGCACCACCGAGTTGCTGACCGCGTTCACCAGCTTGGCGCCCCGGCGGATGATGCCTTCCTGTTCGCTGTCGCGGCCCACCATAAAGCCGGTCACGTCGCTCAGGAACACCAGCGGCACCCCCGCCTGGTTGGCGTCCATGATGAAGCGCGCGGCCTTGTCGGCGCTGTCGCCGTAAATCACGCCGCCCACCTCAATCCGGGTGCGCAGGCCCGGCTCGCCGCCCGCCTTGAGCTTCTTCTTGATGACAGTGCGCTGGTTGGCGACAAAGGCCACAGGATAGCCGCCGGCGCGCGCAAAGCCGCACACCAGCGTTTCGCCGTATTCGGGCTTGAACTCGTGGAATTCGCCGCCGTCTACCAGGGCGGTAATCAGGTCGCGGACATCGTAGGTCTTGCTGCCGTCAAAGCCCACCAGATCGGTGAGGTCGCGCTCGGGGGCCGGCACCAGCTCTTTGCGGCGGCGGGCGAACGGGGCGACCTCGCCCTGCGCGTACAGGTCAGCCAGCGCGCGGATGCGCTTCAGGGCGGCCTCGTCGTCGGGCTCCTTGTAGTCCACGGTACCGGCGATGGAGGCGTGCATACTTGCCCCGCCCAGATCCTCGCTGTCCACGACCTGCCCAATGGCCGCCTTGACCAGCGCTGGCCCGGCCAGATACAGACCCGAGCCCTCGGTCATGATGAGGGTGTCGCACATGACGGGCAGATACGCCCCGCCCGCCACGCAGTTGCCCATGATGGCCGCGATCTGCGGAATGCCGCGTGCGCTCATGCGGGCATTCAGGTAGAAGACCCGGCCAAAATCGTCCTGATCGGGGAAAATCTCGTCCTGCATCGGCAGGTACACGCCGGCACTGTCCACCAGATAGACGACCGGCAGCGCGTTTTCCAGTGCGATGGTCTGCGCCCGGATGACCTTTTTGGCCGTGATGGGAAAGAAGGCGCCGGCCTTCACAGTGGCGTCGTTGGCGACGATCATCCAGGGCCGGCCCCCAATGGTGCCAATGCCGGTCACGGTGCCGCCGGACGGACAGCCGCCCACATCCTCATACATGCCGTAGCCGGCGAACGTCATCAGCTCGTCGAAAGGGGTGCTCTCATCAATCAGGCGGGCGATACGCTCGCGGGCCGTCAGGCGGTTCTTGTCATGCTGACGCTGCTGGGCTTTGGCACCGCCGCCCGCGCGCACCCGCGCCTGGTCCGCAGCGAGGCGGGCCAGGGCGTCGGGCCAGGGGGCAGGCGGCGCCGAGGGGGCGCTGGTCTCAGGCTGGGTCATTGCTGGGCACAGTCTAACAAACGCCCGTTAGGAGAAGTGGATGCCGCCTGACAGGTTCATACTGCGGCATGACTCTTCCTGCTGGCTGGCCTGCCGGGCCGCGCCTCCGTGGACCGCTGGCTTCCTGGCTGGGCCACGTCCCGGACCTGCGCCGCGACGCCCTGGGGTTTTTGCACCATAGCCGCGCGGCCTACGGCGACCTGTTCCGCATACGGCTGGGGCCGCGTGACGTGCTGGTGGTGGCCGACCCTGGGGCGGCGCGCGAAGTGCTGGTGGAGCAGAGCGCACACTTCCGCAAAGGCCGGGGCATTCAGAAGATGCAGCCGTTTCTGGGCAGCGGGCTGCTGACCGCCGAGGGCGACACCTGGCGGGGACACCGCCGCTTGATGCAGCCGGCCTTTCACCGCGCGGCGCTGGACAGCATGGCGGCCGACATCGTGGCGGCGACCTCTCCCCTGCTGGAGCGGCTGCGGGCGGCGGCAGGGACAGGCGAGCCGGTGGACCTGGGTCGCGAGATGCTGCATGTCACCCTGCGGGCGGTGGCCGCTGTCCTGTTTGGCACGGCGCTGGCCCAGGAGGAACTGGAAGTCGTGGAGCGCGAGTTGCCTCCACTGCTGGCCCGGACCGCCGACCGGGTGCGCTCGCCGGTGGACTGGCGCCTGCCCACACCGGGCCAGCGGCAGGAACAGGTCGCCACCAGGGCGCTGGACACGCTGGTTCACGGGATCATTGCGCGGCGGCGGGCGGCTGGACCAGGCGGCCACGACCTGCTGGGGCAGTTGCTGGCGGCGCGCGACGAGCAGGGCGGCGGCCTCAGCGACACCGAACTGCGCGACGAGGTCATGACTCTGTTTCTGGCGGGCCACGAAACCACCGCCACGCTGCTGACCTTCCTGTGGCTGAGCCTGGCCCAGCATCCCCAGGTCCGCGCCGCCGTGCAGGCCGAGGTGCGTGGCGCCCTGGGCACGGGCGCCCCCAGCGCCAAGCAGATGAGGGACTTGCCCCTGCTGCACGCCTGCCTGCAGGAGACTCTGCGGTTGTACCCACCTGCCTGGCTGCTGCCCCGGCAGGCGACGGCGCCGGTGACCGTAGGCGGCGTGCCGCTGGACGCCGGAGCAGAAGTCAGCGTGAACGTGTTCCTGATTCAGCGCAACGGACGATTCTGGCCCGAACCGAATGCCTTTCGTCCCGAGCGCTGGGCACAGGTGGGCCGGACCCCCGAGGCCTTCTTGCCTTTCGGCGCCGGGGCGCGGATGTGTATTGGCAACCACCTGGCACTGCTGGAAGCGGCCCTGATTGCCGCGCTGGTGCTGCGCGACTTCACACTGGAGGTGCCTGGCGGGGGTCCGGGAGGCCTCACCGCAGGCTTGACCCTCAAACCAGACGGGCCGGTGCTGGCGACTGTGCACTAGGAGGGGTGCCGGGCCGCTCTCACCCGGCCCGGTCATTGGAAGTTGCTCAGAGCATTTCAGAGCGCGGCTGCGCCCCTGGCGCTGGCAGTTGCATCTTCTCAGGCGTAAATAGGTGCGCCGGTTTTGGCCTGCAATTCTTCTAACGTCACGCCGGGGGCCAGTTCAACCAGATGCAGGCCGTTTTCCGTCACGTCCAGCACGCCTAGGTCGGTAATGATGCGGTTCACGACGGCCTGACC
Above is a genomic segment from Deinococcus betulae containing:
- a CDS encoding acyl-CoA dehydrogenase family protein, whose product is MTSTLDRPANANTQPMNDDQRTIISALKSFLKNKVEPGAAERDQTSEFPFDIVRELGEMGIMGAQTPEEYGGAGLDTATFAMIIEEVAAVDGSLCLTVASHNSLCQGHILIGGTEAQKQKFLPDLASAQKLGAWGLTEPGSGSDSGGMHSNAKEQPDGSWILNGSKNFITQGSVGGTYVVLARTDAARPGKGKNDGISAFVFNRDEVQGFSIGRKEDKLGLRSSDTAQLIFEDIHLPADALLGERGNAFKDVMKVLDGGRVGIAAMGLGLGRAAYEYAARYTMGREQFGKPIAHNQNLAFRLADMDTKLEAARLLIRKAADLKDAGMNFTVPVARAKLYATTVGVEACDEAIQMLGGYGYIKEYPVERFWRDNRLTRIGEGTDEVQRLVISRDVLKRFAE
- a CDS encoding acyl-CoA carboxylase subunit beta, with protein sequence MTQPETSAPSAPPAPWPDALARLAADQARVRAGGGAKAQQRQHDKNRLTARERIARLIDESTPFDELMTFAGYGMYEDVGGCPSGGTVTGIGTIGGRPWMIVANDATVKAGAFFPITAKKVIRAQTIALENALPVVYLVDSAGVYLPMQDEIFPDQDDFGRVFYLNARMSARGIPQIAAIMGNCVAGGAYLPVMCDTLIMTEGSGLYLAGPALVKAAIGQVVDSEDLGGASMHASIAGTVDYKEPDDEAALKRIRALADLYAQGEVAPFARRRKELVPAPERDLTDLVGFDGSKTYDVRDLITALVDGGEFHEFKPEYGETLVCGFARAGGYPVAFVANQRTVIKKKLKAGGEPGLRTRIEVGGVIYGDSADKAARFIMDANQAGVPLVFLSDVTGFMVGRDSEQEGIIRRGAKLVNAVSNSVVPKITIITGGSFGAGNYAMNGKAYAPRFLFAWPSAKYAVMSGNAAAKTLMDIQLAALKRAGHQPDDEELQRLYDEVKAKYDTELDPRYAAARLWVDEIIPPNDTRDRLIRALEACAQNPVQEEFRVGVFQV
- a CDS encoding cytochrome P450, whose protein sequence is MTLPAGWPAGPRLRGPLASWLGHVPDLRRDALGFLHHSRAAYGDLFRIRLGPRDVLVVADPGAAREVLVEQSAHFRKGRGIQKMQPFLGSGLLTAEGDTWRGHRRLMQPAFHRAALDSMAADIVAATSPLLERLRAAAGTGEPVDLGREMLHVTLRAVAAVLFGTALAQEELEVVERELPPLLARTADRVRSPVDWRLPTPGQRQEQVATRALDTLVHGIIARRRAAGPGGHDLLGQLLAARDEQGGGLSDTELRDEVMTLFLAGHETTATLLTFLWLSLAQHPQVRAAVQAEVRGALGTGAPSAKQMRDLPLLHACLQETLRLYPPAWLLPRQATAPVTVGGVPLDAGAEVSVNVFLIQRNGRFWPEPNAFRPERWAQVGRTPEAFLPFGAGARMCIGNHLALLEAALIAALVLRDFTLEVPGGGPGGLTAGLTLKPDGPVLATVH